In Chryseobacterium gleum, a single genomic region encodes these proteins:
- a CDS encoding class I SAM-dependent methyltransferase — translation MISSDNKSHWENVYETKNPDQVSWTQKKPQTSLDFITSSGLGKDASIIDIGGGDSNLVDFLLEEGYENITVLDISAKALQKAQERLGDAANKVKWIATDITAFEPTEKYDIWHDRAAFHFLTKPEQVSKYIDIAEKNVNNFMIIGTFSKNGPTKCSGLDIQQYDEESLAEKFKAGFTKIKCITEDHITPFETVQNFVFCSFKKHLKIQD, via the coding sequence ATGATATCTTCCGACAACAAAAGCCACTGGGAAAACGTATATGAAACCAAAAATCCTGACCAGGTAAGCTGGACACAGAAAAAGCCTCAGACATCACTTGACTTTATTACATCTTCGGGATTGGGAAAAGATGCCAGCATTATCGATATCGGAGGCGGCGACAGCAACCTTGTTGATTTTCTTCTTGAGGAAGGCTATGAAAACATTACTGTTCTTGACATTTCTGCCAAAGCTTTGCAAAAAGCGCAGGAAAGATTGGGAGATGCTGCTAACAAAGTAAAATGGATTGCTACAGATATTACTGCTTTTGAACCTACGGAAAAATATGACATCTGGCATGACAGAGCAGCCTTTCATTTCCTTACAAAACCGGAACAGGTTTCAAAATATATTGATATTGCAGAAAAGAATGTAAATAACTTTATGATTATCGGAACTTTTTCTAAAAACGGTCCCACCAAATGCAGCGGACTGGATATTCAACAGTATGATGAAGAGTCATTAGCTGAAAAATTCAAAGCTGGTTTTACAAAAATAAAGTGTATTACAGAAGATCATATTACTCCTTTTGAGACAGTTCAGAATTTTGTATTCTGCAGTTTTAAAAAGCATTTGAAAATTCAGGATTGA
- the truA gene encoding tRNA pseudouridine(38-40) synthase TruA, translated as MRYFIEFSYNGKNYFGYQIQPDAISVQEELEKALSTILREEIKTTGAGRTDTGVHAKKIFAHFDTEKELDDQLPRRLNSFLPPDISIKRIFPVKDDFHARFDATYRTYEYYISLEKNPFTQESAWQHWKRSLDVDAMNEACKILFEYEDFTSFAKLKTDNKTNICKIYKAEWEQNGAELKFTVSANRFLRNMVRAIVGTMVEIGTGKLKPEDLRKVIEDKNRNAAGTSAPGHGLYLVDVGYEF; from the coding sequence TTGAGATACTTTATTGAATTTTCTTACAACGGAAAGAATTATTTCGGCTACCAGATACAGCCGGATGCTATTTCTGTACAGGAAGAACTAGAAAAGGCGCTGTCTACAATTTTGCGCGAAGAGATTAAAACTACGGGAGCAGGAAGAACAGATACGGGAGTTCATGCTAAAAAGATATTTGCCCATTTTGATACGGAAAAAGAGTTGGATGACCAGCTTCCCCGAAGGCTGAACAGTTTTCTTCCGCCTGATATTTCCATTAAAAGGATTTTTCCTGTAAAAGATGATTTCCATGCCCGTTTTGATGCGACATACAGAACTTATGAATATTATATCTCCCTGGAAAAAAATCCGTTCACGCAGGAATCTGCCTGGCAGCACTGGAAACGTTCTCTGGATGTTGATGCAATGAATGAAGCGTGCAAAATTCTTTTTGAATATGAAGATTTTACCAGTTTTGCAAAATTAAAAACTGACAACAAAACCAATATCTGTAAAATTTACAAAGCAGAATGGGAGCAGAACGGAGCGGAACTTAAATTCACAGTTTCTGCGAATCGCTTTTTAAGGAATATGGTTCGTGCTATTGTCGGAACAATGGTAGAAATAGGAACCGGAAAACTGAAACCTGAAGATCTCCGTAAAGTAATTGAAGATAAAAACCGTAACGCTGCAGGAACCTCAGCACCGGGACACGGACTGTATCTGGTGGATGTAGGCTATGAATTTTAA
- a CDS encoding RNA polymerase sigma factor: MVFEEIYELYWQRIFRLCMGYVNDTELAQDLAQETFIIVWQQLPKFRNESSIGTWIFRIASNNCLRQIEKEKKFAKADLPVNLEEKKQESMEPQIQMLYQYISQLPETDRIIISLELEEVKQAEIAHIVGLSESNIRVKIHRIKEKLTQKFKENGF, encoded by the coding sequence ATGGTTTTTGAAGAGATATACGAACTCTACTGGCAAAGGATATTCCGTTTATGCATGGGATATGTGAATGACACCGAACTTGCACAGGATCTTGCACAGGAAACCTTTATCATTGTATGGCAGCAGCTCCCTAAATTCAGGAATGAATCCAGCATTGGAACATGGATTTTCAGAATTGCTTCCAATAACTGTCTCCGGCAGATTGAAAAGGAAAAGAAATTTGCCAAAGCAGATTTACCGGTTAATCTGGAAGAGAAAAAGCAGGAATCCATGGAGCCTCAGATACAAATGCTCTACCAGTATATTTCGCAACTGCCGGAAACGGACAGGATCATCATTTCACTGGAACTGGAAGAGGTAAAGCAGGCTGAAATAGCCCATATTGTAGGACTTTCAGAATCCAATATCCGGGTAAAGATTCACAGAATAAAAGAAAAATTAACGCAAAAGTTTAAAGAAAATGGATTCTAA
- a CDS encoding ABC transporter ATP-binding protein, producing the protein MKKQDTWGIIKRLFFIGMKFRSWFILTLIISIFLSIVSTYRPYLTMQVVDNDITKLHDKALMMKHIYILVGLVFAETILNFFLVYFSNFISQNVIRDIRERLYAKLIYFKTSFFDKTPIGQLVTRAVGDVETIATVYTDGFLMVFGDILRILFVLVMMFSTNVHLSYITLAILPLMVVITRFFQKRLKKAFGDERNWTANQNSFVQERLAGMPIIQVFNRQEAEFKKFDDINITLKGALLRTVFIFSLFFPVVELISSLFIGFILFYGGYITISAGVVIAFIQYISMLIRPLRQIADRFNNIQRGIVGAERVLGLMDEENSMPNNGTVKKDHFAGKIEFRKVHFAYDEKQEVLKGIDFKVNPGETVAIVGATGAGKSTIISLITRLYDINSGNILIDDVDLKDYELYNLRSHIGVVLQDVFLFHGSIFENLAFGDESITLDKIKAGAREIEVDQFIEQLPGGYDYVVSERGSSISLGQRQLLSFLRAYLSDPKILILDEATSSIDHESEKLIQRATEKITKNRTSIIIAHRLSTIEKADKIIVMEHGKIVEEGKHLELLDKNGYYATLYKAQLRHEVEMEEEKES; encoded by the coding sequence ATGAAAAAACAAGATACCTGGGGGATTATAAAAAGGCTGTTCTTTATCGGAATGAAATTTCGTTCTTGGTTCATCCTTACCCTTATCATTTCTATATTTCTTTCGATAGTTTCTACTTACAGGCCTTATCTTACCATGCAGGTGGTGGATAATGATATAACAAAGCTTCATGATAAGGCTTTGATGATGAAACATATCTATATCCTTGTGGGATTGGTATTTGCTGAGACGATTTTAAACTTTTTCCTGGTTTATTTTTCAAATTTCATCTCACAGAATGTGATCAGGGATATCAGAGAGCGTTTGTATGCTAAACTGATTTATTTCAAGACTTCATTTTTTGATAAAACCCCGATCGGGCAGCTGGTAACCCGTGCAGTAGGTGATGTGGAAACAATTGCTACTGTTTATACAGACGGTTTCCTGATGGTATTCGGGGATATCCTGAGAATTCTGTTTGTATTGGTCATGATGTTCAGTACCAATGTTCACCTGAGTTATATTACACTGGCTATCTTACCTTTGATGGTAGTGATTACGAGATTCTTCCAGAAAAGACTGAAAAAAGCTTTCGGAGATGAAAGAAACTGGACGGCCAATCAGAATTCTTTTGTACAGGAAAGACTTGCCGGAATGCCAATTATCCAGGTATTCAACAGACAGGAAGCAGAGTTTAAGAAATTTGATGATATCAATATTACCCTCAAAGGGGCGTTGCTGAGAACCGTATTTATTTTCTCTCTTTTCTTCCCCGTAGTAGAACTTATTTCATCATTATTTATAGGATTTATCCTTTTCTATGGTGGTTATATTACCATCAGTGCCGGAGTGGTCATTGCATTCATTCAGTATATTTCTATGCTGATTCGTCCTTTGAGACAGATTGCAGACCGTTTCAATAATATCCAGCGGGGAATTGTAGGTGCAGAAAGAGTGCTGGGATTAATGGATGAAGAAAACTCAATGCCGAATAACGGAACAGTGAAGAAAGATCATTTTGCCGGAAAAATTGAATTCAGGAAAGTCCACTTTGCTTATGACGAAAAGCAGGAGGTACTGAAAGGGATTGACTTTAAAGTAAATCCGGGAGAAACGGTAGCTATCGTTGGAGCAACTGGTGCCGGAAAATCTACCATCATCAGTTTAATCACAAGGCTGTATGACATCAATTCCGGAAATATTCTGATTGACGATGTGGATTTAAAAGATTATGAGTTGTATAATCTGAGAAGCCATATCGGAGTTGTACTGCAGGATGTATTCCTTTTCCATGGAAGTATTTTTGAAAATCTTGCCTTCGGTGATGAGAGTATAACACTGGATAAAATAAAAGCAGGAGCGAGAGAAATTGAAGTTGATCAGTTTATCGAGCAGCTACCCGGCGGATATGATTATGTAGTGAGCGAAAGAGGTTCATCCATTTCTTTAGGGCAGAGACAGTTGTTATCTTTCCTGAGAGCTTATTTATCAGATCCGAAAATTTTAATTCTGGATGAAGCAACCTCTTCCATTGATCATGAAAGTGAAAAGCTGATCCAGAGAGCAACAGAAAAAATTACCAAAAACAGAACATCCATTATTATTGCTCACAGACTTTCCACCATTGAAAAGGCAGATAAGATCATTGTGATGGAGCATGGTAAAATTGTAGAGGAAGGCAAACATCTTGAGCTTTTGGATAAGAACGGATACTATGCAACGCTTTACAAAGCCCAGCTTCGCCATGAGGTAGAAATGGAGGAAGAAAAAGAATCATAA